The Procambarus clarkii isolate CNS0578487 chromosome 56, FALCON_Pclarkii_2.0, whole genome shotgun sequence genome includes a region encoding these proteins:
- the LOC123770908 gene encoding polycystin-1-like protein 3, producing MCLCWLSRVAPPAQGGSTRPGWLHPPRVAPPAQGGSIRPGWLYPPRVALSAQGGSIRPGWLRPPRVAPPAQGGSARPGWLRPPRVAPPAQGGSARPGWLHPPRVAPPAQGGSIRPGWLYPPRVALSAQGGSARPGWLRPPRVALSAQGGSTRPGWLYPPRVAPPAQGGSTRPGWLHPPRVAPPAQGGSIRPGWLHPPRVALSAQGGSARPGWLYPPRVALPSQGGSTRPGWLHPPRVAPPPQCGSARPGWLRPPRVAPPAQGGSARPGWLRPPRVAPPAQGGSARPVWLRPPRVALSAQGGSTRPGWLRPPRVAPPAQGGSARPGCLYPPQGGSTRPGCLHPPQGGSARPGWLRPPRVAPPAQGGSARPVWLRPPRVAPPAAGCLHPPQGASTRPREPLPAPGCLYPPQGASTRPRVPLPAPGCLYPPQGASTRPRVPLPAPGCLYPPQGASTRPRVPLPAPGCLYPPQGASTRPRVPLPAPGCLYPPQGASTRPRVPLPAPGCLYPPQGASTRPRVPLPAPGCLYPPQGASTRPRVPLPAPGCLYPPQGASTRPRVPLSAPGCLYPP from the coding sequence ATGTGTTTATGCTGGTTGTCCAGGGTGGCTCCACCCGCCCAGGGTGGCTCCACCCGCCCAGGGTGGCTCCACCCGCCCAGGGTGGCTCCACCCGCCCAGGGTGGCTCTATCCGCCCAGGGTGGCTCTATCCGCCCAGGGTGGCTCTATCCGCCCAGGGTGGCTCTATCCGCCCAGGGTGGCTCCGCCCGCCCAGGGTGGCTCCGCCCGCCCAGGGTGGCTCCGCCCGCCCAGGGTGGCTCCGCCCGCCCAGGGTGGCTCCGCCCGCCCAGGGTGGCTCCGCCCGCCCAGGGTGGCTCCACCCGCCCAGGGTGGCTCCACCCGCCCAGGGTGGCTCTATCCGCCCAGGGTGGCTCTATCCGCCCAGGGTGGCTCTATCCGCCCAGGGTGGCTCCGCCCGCCCAGGGTGGCTCCGCCCGCCCAGGGTGGCTCTATCCGCCCAGGGTGGCTCCACCCGCCCAGGGTGGCTCTATCCGCCCAGGGTGGCTCCGCCCGCCCAGGGTGGCTCCACCCGCCCAGGGTGGCTCCACCCGCCCAGGGTGGCTCCACCCGCCCAGGGTGGCTCTATCCGCCCAGGGTGGCTCCACCCGCCCAGGGTGGCTCTATCCGCCCAGGGTGGCTCCGCCCGCCCAGGGTGGCTCTATCCGCCCAGGGTGGCTCTGCCCTCCCAGGGTGGCTCCACCCGCCCAGGGTGGCTCCACCCGCCCAGGGTGGCTCCGCCCCCCCAGTGTGGCTCCGCCCGCCCAGGGTGGCTCCGCCCGCCCAGGGTGGCTCCGCCCGCCCAGGGTGGCTCCGCCCGCCCAGGGTGGCTCCGCCCGCCCAGGGTGGCTCCGCCCGCCCAGGGTGGCTCCGCCCGCCCAGTGTGGCTCCGCCCGCCCAGGGTGGCTCTATCCGCCCAGGGTGGCTCCACCCGCCCAGGGTGGCTCCGCCCGCCCAGGGTGGCTCCGCCCGCCCAGGGTGGCTCCGCCCGCCCAGGGTGCCTCTACCCGCCCCAGGGTGGCTCCACCCGCCCAGGGTGCCTCCACCCGCCCCAGGGTGGCTCCGCCCGCCCAGGGTGGCTCCGCCCGCCCAGGGTGGCTCCGCCCGCCCAGGGTGGCTCCGCCCGCCCAGTGTGGCTCCGCCCGCCCAGGGTGGCTCCACCCGCCGCAGGGTGCCTCCACCCGCCCCAGGGTGCCTCCACCCGCCCCAGGGAGCCTCTACCCGCCCCAGGGTGCCTCTACCCGCCCCAGGGTGCCTCTACCCGCCCCAGGGTGCCTCTACCCGCCCCAGGGTGCCTCTACCCGCCCCAGGGTGCCTCTACCCGCCCCAGGGTGCCTCTACCCGCCCCAGGGTGCCTCTACCCGCCCCAGGGTGCCTCTACCCGCCCCAGGGTGCCTCTACCCGCCCCAGGGTGCCTCTACCCGCCCCAGGGTGCCTCTACCCGCCCCAGGGTGCCTCTACCCGCCCCAGGGTGCCTCTACCCGCCCCAGGGTGCCTCTACCCGCCCCAGGGTGCCTCTACCCGCCCCAGGGTGCCTCTACCCGCCCCAGGGTGCCTCTACCCGCCCCAGGGTGCCTCTACCCGCCCCAGGGTGCCTCTACCCGCCCCAGGGTGCCTCTACCCGCCCCAGGGTGCCTCTACCCGCCCCAGGGTGCCTCTACCCGCCCCAGGGTGCCTCTACCCGCCCCAGGGTGCCTCTATCCGCCCCAGGGTGCCTCTATCCGCCCTAG